Proteins encoded in a region of the Rhizobium sp. CC-YZS058 genome:
- a CDS encoding ABC transporter permease, with product MNVTTSTVKQVERKRRRLPAEFTILLVLIGISLTFEILGWILLGQSFLANPQRLSIMILQVSVIGIIAIGVTQVIISDGIDLSSGSIVGATAMISMSLAQVGTFERALYPSLTDLPVIVPVAIGLLFGAVCGAINGLLIAYTRIPPFIATLGMMVTARGFAKWYTKGQPISFPTDSFAAIGKGLAPVVIFLLVAAVVHVVLRYTRYGKFTYAIGANKQAARVSGIDVERHTVKVYAVAGLLSGLAGIVVASRGLTAQAGMGMSYELDAIAMAVIGGVSLSGGRGSIPGTMIGMVIFGVIISGFTFLRLDAYYQEMLKGIIIVAAVVADVYRQRKRVKRS from the coding sequence ATGAATGTCACCACATCCACGGTAAAGCAGGTCGAACGCAAGCGGCGTCGCCTGCCGGCTGAGTTCACAATCCTGCTCGTGCTCATCGGCATTTCGCTGACTTTCGAGATTCTGGGCTGGATCCTGCTGGGGCAGAGCTTCCTCGCCAACCCGCAGCGGCTTTCGATCATGATCCTGCAGGTCTCGGTCATCGGCATCATTGCGATCGGCGTGACGCAGGTCATCATCTCGGACGGAATCGATCTGAGTTCGGGCTCGATCGTCGGGGCCACCGCGATGATCTCGATGAGTCTGGCGCAGGTTGGGACATTCGAGCGCGCGCTCTATCCGAGCCTTACGGACCTGCCGGTGATCGTGCCCGTCGCCATCGGGCTTCTGTTCGGCGCGGTCTGCGGCGCGATCAACGGGCTGTTGATCGCCTATACCCGCATTCCCCCGTTCATCGCGACCTTGGGCATGATGGTCACGGCGCGCGGCTTCGCAAAGTGGTACACGAAGGGTCAGCCGATCAGCTTCCCGACCGACAGCTTCGCGGCGATCGGCAAGGGCCTGGCACCGGTCGTGATCTTCCTGCTCGTCGCGGCCGTCGTGCATGTCGTTCTGCGCTACACGCGATACGGCAAGTTCACCTATGCGATCGGGGCCAACAAGCAGGCCGCGCGTGTCTCGGGCATCGACGTCGAGCGGCATACCGTCAAGGTATACGCGGTCGCGGGACTTTTGTCTGGACTCGCCGGTATCGTAGTCGCCTCGCGGGGACTGACGGCTCAGGCGGGCATGGGCATGAGCTACGAGCTGGATGCCATCGCGATGGCTGTTATCGGGGGAGTGTCGTTGTCCGGCGGGCGCGGATCGATCCCAGGAACCATGATCGGCATGGTGATCTTCGGCGTGATCATCTCCGGCTTCACCTTCCTGCGCCTCGACGCCTACTACCAGGAGATGCTCAAGGGCATCATCATCGTCGCCGCCGTCGTAGCCGACGTCTACCGCCAGCGAAAGCGGGTCAAGCGGAGCTGA
- a CDS encoding sugar ABC transporter substrate-binding protein has protein sequence MKALLALTALSLLTLPSFAAPAAAETRIAVSMTSFDNPFLTILLNGIRDEAARGQGVELIAEDAQLDPAKQLSQVQNFIANGVDAIIVNPVDGDSTAAITQAAADAKVPLVYVNHPPAELDAGMPDGTAFVGSNEKESGTMEAEAACKLLGGQGTAVILMGPLENHAALQRTRDVEAAFSQPECKIEIVEKQTANWNRTQAQDLVSSWLTAGTQFDAVIANNDEMAIGAAQALKAAGVTMDKVVIAGIDATPDGLAAMKAGDIDVTVYQNATKQGEVSVRTAIRLAAGEKSEKTLWVPFEPVTPETLASYTK, from the coding sequence ATGAAAGCGCTTCTCGCCCTCACCGCACTGTCCCTGCTGACACTCCCCTCATTCGCCGCACCGGCGGCGGCCGAGACCCGGATCGCTGTCAGCATGACGTCCTTCGACAACCCGTTCTTGACAATCCTGCTCAACGGCATCCGCGATGAAGCGGCGCGCGGTCAGGGGGTCGAACTGATTGCCGAGGATGCCCAGCTAGACCCGGCGAAACAGTTGAGCCAGGTGCAGAACTTCATAGCCAACGGCGTCGACGCCATCATCGTCAATCCGGTGGACGGCGACTCGACCGCCGCAATCACGCAGGCCGCGGCCGATGCCAAAGTTCCTCTCGTCTACGTCAACCATCCACCGGCCGAACTCGACGCCGGAATGCCGGACGGAACGGCGTTCGTCGGATCGAACGAAAAAGAATCCGGAACCATGGAAGCTGAAGCCGCCTGCAAGCTTCTAGGCGGACAGGGCACCGCGGTAATTCTCATGGGACCGCTCGAGAACCATGCCGCGCTCCAGCGGACCAGGGACGTCGAGGCGGCATTCTCGCAGCCGGAGTGCAAGATCGAGATCGTCGAGAAGCAGACGGCCAACTGGAACCGGACCCAGGCCCAAGATCTCGTGTCCTCCTGGCTCACCGCCGGCACGCAGTTCGATGCCGTCATCGCCAACAACGACGAGATGGCGATCGGGGCAGCCCAGGCCCTGAAGGCCGCCGGCGTTACGATGGACAAGGTGGTGATCGCAGGCATCGATGCCACTCCGGACGGGCTTGCAGCCATGAAGGCCGGCGACATCGATGTCACTGTCTATCAGAACGCGACCAAGCAGGGAGAGGTCTCGGTTCGGACCGCTATCAGACTCGCAGCAGGCGAGAAATCGGAGAAGACCCTCTGGGTGCCCTTCGAGCCCGTCACGCCCGAGACACTGGCCTCCTACACCAAGTGA
- a CDS encoding sugar phosphate isomerase/epimerase, protein MKIAIDPFMHRHLSLETLPAKVKELGYDWIELSPRADFLEWFKAPRVFPERIRSLKKALKEADVGIASLLPMYRWASNDETERQAAVKHWKRAIEIAVELEVDTMNSEFGRGPHPDKGSCYCCHTGSMIEACEDAWWRSMEELVPIFEREGINLHVEPHPEDWCEALQPALDIIRTVNSKHVKFLYCAPHTFYFGDDTKAMLREAKDVLAHVHVGDTFNHKASSGLRYILNPPGTQARVHQHLNIGQGEVPWDDFFGTLAEIGFDGIMTACVFAWEDRADQSGKFMCAEMNNYITKYSK, encoded by the coding sequence ATGAAGATCGCCATTGACCCGTTTATGCACCGCCATCTCAGCCTCGAGACACTGCCGGCCAAGGTGAAGGAGCTCGGCTATGACTGGATCGAGCTTTCGCCGCGCGCCGACTTCCTCGAATGGTTCAAGGCACCGCGCGTCTTTCCCGAGCGCATCCGTTCGCTCAAGAAAGCGCTCAAGGAGGCCGATGTCGGCATCGCCTCTCTCTTGCCAATGTACCGCTGGGCCTCCAACGACGAGACCGAGCGCCAGGCGGCCGTCAAGCACTGGAAGCGCGCCATCGAGATCGCCGTCGAACTCGAAGTCGACACCATGAACTCTGAGTTCGGCCGAGGCCCGCATCCAGACAAGGGCTCCTGCTACTGCTGCCATACCGGTTCGATGATCGAGGCCTGCGAAGATGCCTGGTGGCGCTCGATGGAAGAGCTCGTGCCGATCTTCGAGCGCGAGGGCATTAACCTCCATGTCGAGCCGCATCCGGAAGACTGGTGCGAAGCGCTGCAGCCGGCGCTCGATATCATCCGCACCGTGAACTCCAAGCACGTCAAGTTCCTCTACTGCGCGCCGCATACCTTCTATTTCGGTGACGATACCAAGGCCATGCTGCGCGAGGCGAAGGACGTGCTCGCCCATGTGCATGTCGGCGACACCTTCAACCACAAGGCCAGTTCTGGCCTGCGCTACATCCTGAACCCGCCCGGCACACAGGCGCGCGTCCACCAGCACCTGAATATCGGCCAGGGCGAGGTTCCGTGGGACGACTTCTTCGGCACGCTCGCCGAAATTGGTTTCGACGGCATCATGACCGCCTGTGTTTTCGCCTGGGAAGACCGCGCCGACCAATCGGGCAAGTTCATGTGCGCCGAAATGAACAACTACATCACGAAATACAGCAAGTGA
- a CDS encoding Gfo/Idh/MocA family oxidoreductase, giving the protein MTVRIGVIGTGAIGREHARRINQVLGGARIVALSDVNVASAEAVKAEIAPKATVYDTGEALIASPDVDAVLVTSWGATHEQYVLAAIAAGKPCFCEKPLATTAEGAKRIVDLEVGYGKRLVQVGFMRRYDAGYVALKQVVDSQIGAPIMVHAAHRNPAVPEQYVTPMAIHDTMIHEIDVLRWLLDDDYVSARVLYPRSAALSHAKLRDPQVVILETAKGTLIDVEIFVNCAYGYDIQCEVVGEEGVARLPDPMAIEMRLGARKQNAILTDWKDRFIASYDVELQDFIKAAAEGTASGPSSWDGYVAAITSDACVAAQDADGAAVPITLPTRPSLYK; this is encoded by the coding sequence ATGACTGTCAGAATAGGTGTTATCGGCACCGGAGCTATCGGGCGCGAGCATGCCCGGCGCATCAATCAGGTACTCGGCGGGGCGAGGATCGTTGCACTCAGCGATGTGAACGTCGCCTCGGCCGAAGCGGTGAAGGCTGAGATCGCCCCCAAGGCAACAGTGTACGATACCGGGGAAGCGCTGATCGCCTCGCCGGATGTGGATGCCGTCCTCGTCACTTCCTGGGGGGCCACCCACGAACAATATGTGCTTGCGGCGATCGCCGCGGGCAAGCCTTGCTTTTGCGAGAAGCCGCTCGCCACCACGGCGGAAGGTGCCAAGCGCATCGTCGATCTAGAAGTCGGCTATGGAAAGCGTCTGGTCCAAGTCGGTTTCATGCGTCGCTATGATGCCGGCTATGTCGCCCTCAAGCAGGTAGTCGATAGCCAGATCGGCGCGCCGATCATGGTTCATGCGGCTCACCGCAACCCTGCCGTTCCAGAGCAGTATGTCACTCCCATGGCAATTCATGACACGATGATCCACGAGATCGACGTGCTGCGTTGGCTGCTCGACGACGATTACGTTTCCGCCCGCGTTCTTTATCCACGCTCGGCTGCCCTCAGCCATGCCAAACTGCGCGATCCCCAGGTTGTCATTCTGGAAACGGCTAAAGGCACGCTGATCGACGTCGAGATCTTCGTCAACTGCGCATACGGCTACGACATCCAGTGCGAAGTGGTCGGAGAGGAGGGCGTAGCCAGGCTGCCGGATCCGATGGCGATCGAGATGCGTCTCGGTGCCAGGAAACAGAACGCAATCCTGACCGACTGGAAGGACCGCTTCATCGCCAGCTACGACGTGGAGCTCCAGGACTTTATCAAGGCCGCGGCCGAGGGGACCGCCTCCGGGCCAAGTTCATGGGACGGCTACGTTGCGGCCATCACCTCGGATGCCTGCGTAGCCGCGCAGGATGCGGATGGTGCCGCCGTTCCGATCACTCTTCCCACCCGTCCCTCGCTCTACAAGTGA
- a CDS encoding TIM barrel protein — MRFAINHITAPGLSLEEFFRAALALGLTEVEIRNDLPDIVDTMTPESVRAAAEKAGVTIVSINALYPFNVWSGDLPRKALALADYAAAAGAKALVMCPLNDGTPVAFEDLVSALVAMKPILEERGLIGLVEPLGFPISSLRTKAEALRAIDEADGEGVYKLVHDTFHHHLAGETEFFPERTGLVHISGVVEPQVAVDDMLDAHRVLVDARDRLENVEQIRVLVEAGFLGPFSFEPFAEEIHRLADPESAVRDSMRHVTDAL, encoded by the coding sequence ATGCGCTTTGCCATCAACCACATCACTGCCCCCGGTCTCTCGCTGGAAGAGTTCTTCCGGGCGGCTCTTGCGCTCGGGCTGACCGAAGTCGAGATTCGGAACGATCTTCCCGATATCGTCGATACCATGACGCCGGAGTCGGTGAGGGCCGCCGCAGAGAAGGCGGGCGTCACGATCGTCTCCATCAACGCACTCTACCCATTCAACGTCTGGTCGGGTGATCTGCCACGCAAGGCTCTCGCGCTTGCCGACTATGCCGCCGCCGCCGGTGCGAAGGCGCTGGTCATGTGCCCGCTGAACGATGGAACGCCAGTTGCCTTCGAAGATCTCGTCAGCGCCCTCGTCGCCATGAAGCCGATCCTCGAGGAACGGGGCCTGATCGGCTTGGTGGAGCCCCTCGGCTTCCCGATCTCTTCGCTGCGCACCAAGGCAGAGGCGTTGCGTGCGATCGATGAAGCGGATGGCGAGGGTGTCTACAAGCTGGTCCATGACACCTTCCACCATCACCTGGCTGGCGAGACCGAGTTCTTCCCCGAGCGAACGGGTCTTGTCCACATTTCAGGCGTTGTCGAACCCCAGGTCGCTGTCGATGACATGCTCGACGCGCATCGGGTTCTGGTGGATGCGCGGGACCGGCTGGAAAACGTTGAGCAGATCCGCGTGCTCGTGGAGGCAGGCTTCCTAGGGCCATTCAGTTTCGAGCCTTTCGCGGAAGAGATTCACCGACTTGCCGACCCCGAAAGCGCGGTGCGTGACAGCATGCGCCATGTGACCGACGCGCTCTAA
- a CDS encoding bifunctional 5-dehydro-2-deoxygluconokinase/5-dehydro-2-deoxyphosphogluconate aldolase, protein MDKTLDVITIGRSSVDLYGAQVGGRLEDMGSFRKYLGGSPTNMAAGTARLGLRSALITRVGDEHMGRFIREELAREGVDVAGVKTDPERLTALVLLGIRDDERFPLIFYRENCADMALSEDDIDEALIARARSVVATGTHLSHVQTEKAVLKALDLASKHGARTALDIDYRPNLWGVAGHGDGESRFVESRRVTEKLQSTLHLFDLIVGTEEEFHIAGGSTDTIAALNAVRAVSEATLVCKRGADGAVAFTGAIPATLDEGERGPGFPIEVFNVLGAGDGFMSGLIKGWLEDAPWPRALQYANACGAFAVSRHGCAPAYPSLAELDFFLDRGVTTKALRQDKALEQIHWSTNRHGDWSTMRVFAFDHRMQLETMAGATPEKIGAFKQLCLRAALGVQNGHPGYGILCDHRLGRKALQAASGTGLWIGRPVEWPGSRPLTLEPEIGADFGGLDEWPLDNVVKVLCFCHPDDDAATQAAQEETVKRIFASARRNRLEFLLEIIPSKVGPVDDATTAILIRRFYEIGIYPDWWKLEPMASRSAWEQACAAIIENDPHTRGIVVLGLDAPEAELAASFAIAADFPLVKGFAVGRTIFAKTAGEWLMDRLSDDDAVAEMQARYRRLCDVWDAARGGGLPQEDTAQGAGQDKFAAQTSQGRH, encoded by the coding sequence ATGGACAAGACATTGGACGTGATCACGATCGGCCGCTCCTCGGTCGATCTCTACGGCGCACAGGTCGGCGGGCGGCTTGAGGACATGGGCTCCTTCCGAAAATATCTCGGCGGCTCGCCTACCAACATGGCTGCCGGCACCGCGCGCCTCGGCCTGCGTTCGGCGCTGATCACGCGCGTCGGCGACGAACACATGGGCCGCTTCATCCGCGAGGAACTGGCGCGCGAGGGGGTGGACGTGGCCGGCGTGAAGACGGATCCTGAACGCCTCACCGCACTCGTTCTGCTCGGCATCCGCGACGATGAGCGCTTTCCGCTCATCTTTTATCGCGAGAACTGCGCCGACATGGCGCTCAGCGAAGACGACATCGACGAGGCGCTGATCGCACGCGCCCGCTCCGTCGTGGCAACCGGCACCCATCTCAGCCATGTGCAAACCGAGAAGGCCGTCCTGAAGGCCCTCGATCTGGCCAGCAAGCACGGTGCCCGAACCGCCCTCGACATCGACTACCGGCCGAACCTCTGGGGCGTCGCTGGCCATGGCGACGGCGAAAGCCGTTTCGTGGAGAGCCGGCGCGTGACCGAGAAACTCCAGTCGACTCTGCATCTCTTCGATTTGATCGTCGGTACGGAAGAGGAGTTCCATATCGCCGGCGGCTCGACCGACACGATCGCGGCGCTCAATGCCGTGCGCGCCGTGTCGGAGGCGACGCTGGTTTGCAAGCGCGGGGCCGACGGCGCGGTCGCTTTCACCGGCGCGATTCCCGCGACGCTCGATGAAGGCGAGCGCGGTCCCGGCTTCCCGATCGAGGTCTTCAACGTGCTCGGTGCTGGAGACGGCTTCATGTCGGGCCTGATCAAGGGCTGGCTGGAAGACGCGCCATGGCCGCGCGCGCTTCAATATGCCAATGCCTGCGGCGCATTCGCGGTCAGCCGCCATGGCTGCGCGCCGGCCTATCCGTCGCTCGCGGAACTCGACTTCTTCCTCGACCGAGGGGTGACAACCAAAGCACTCCGCCAAGACAAGGCGCTTGAGCAGATCCACTGGTCGACGAACCGTCATGGCGACTGGTCGACCATGCGGGTCTTCGCCTTCGACCACCGCATGCAGCTCGAAACGATGGCTGGTGCGACGCCGGAGAAGATCGGTGCCTTCAAGCAGCTCTGCCTTCGCGCTGCACTCGGCGTGCAGAATGGGCATCCGGGATACGGCATTCTCTGCGACCATCGGCTCGGAAGGAAGGCGCTTCAGGCAGCCTCTGGAACTGGACTGTGGATCGGCCGTCCGGTCGAATGGCCGGGTTCCCGGCCGCTGACGCTCGAACCGGAAATCGGCGCGGACTTCGGCGGTCTCGACGAATGGCCGCTCGACAATGTCGTCAAGGTTCTCTGCTTCTGCCACCCCGACGACGACGCCGCCACGCAGGCCGCGCAGGAGGAGACGGTCAAGCGCATCTTCGCCTCCGCTCGCCGCAACCGCCTCGAATTCCTGTTGGAAATTATCCCCTCCAAAGTCGGCCCGGTCGACGACGCCACCACCGCGATCCTGATCCGCCGTTTCTACGAGATCGGCATCTATCCCGACTGGTGGAAGCTCGAGCCGATGGCCAGCCGCAGTGCGTGGGAACAGGCCTGTGCCGCGATCATCGAGAACGATCCGCACACACGCGGCATCGTCGTTCTTGGGCTCGATGCGCCGGAGGCGGAACTGGCGGCAAGCTTCGCGATCGCCGCCGACTTCCCGCTCGTGAAGGGCTTCGCGGTCGGCAGGACGATCTTCGCCAAGACGGCTGGGGAATGGCTGATGGACAGGCTGTCGGATGACGACGCCGTCGCGGAGATGCAGGCACGCTACCGACGGCTTTGCGACGTCTGGGACGCGGCGCGCGGCGGCGGCTTGCCACAGGAAGACACGGCGCAAGGCGCTGGACAGGACAAGTTTGCGGCGCAGACGTCGCAGGGAAGGCACTGA
- the iolD gene encoding 3D-(3,5/4)-trihydroxycyclohexane-1,2-dione acylhydrolase (decyclizing) → MTDTIRLTAAQAMFRWLSVQMTEEGDRFIEGVWAIFGHGNVAGIGEALKGIGDKLPTWRGQNEQTMAHAAIAYAKTKRRRKAMAVTSSIGPGATNMVTAAALAHVNRLPVLFIPGDVFANRRPDPVLQQIEDFDDGTMTVTDCFRPVSRYFDRISRPEQIMTALPRALQVMTDPANCGPVTLAFCQDVQAEAYDYPKAFFTPKTWRIRRPEPDPREVDDVVAALKASTKPIIVAGGGVLYSGADADLLTFAKTHNIPIVETQAGKGAIDWQERLNFGSPGVTGTDCGNKIAAEADLILGVGTRFQDFTTGSWTAFGNPDRKLVSVNLTGYDAAKHGAVPLVADAKVALARLTQGLQGHRFADPDYAARDAWFEAADAATAAPSVSQPNFLPSDAQVIGSVQRVAEKNTVAMCAAGTMPGALQILWRAASGGYHMEYGYSCMGYEVAGAFGIKLAAPEKDVICFVGDGSYMMANSELATAVMMRVPFTIVLTDNRGYGCINRLQQECGGAEFNNMYKDCNIEVQPEIDFVTHATSMGAHALKVPDLAGLEAEIVSARSRSIPTVIVIDTEAETGPGIGGGWWDVAVPAVGETETLRKARAYYEDNLARQRLN, encoded by the coding sequence ATGACGGATACGATTCGACTTACGGCGGCGCAGGCGATGTTCCGCTGGCTCTCGGTCCAGATGACCGAGGAGGGAGACCGCTTCATCGAGGGCGTCTGGGCGATCTTCGGCCATGGCAACGTCGCCGGCATCGGCGAGGCGTTGAAGGGGATCGGCGACAAGCTCCCGACCTGGCGTGGCCAGAACGAGCAGACCATGGCCCACGCTGCGATCGCCTATGCAAAGACGAAGCGCCGGCGGAAGGCCATGGCCGTCACGTCCTCGATCGGCCCCGGTGCCACGAACATGGTCACCGCGGCGGCGCTTGCCCATGTCAACCGCCTACCGGTGCTGTTCATCCCCGGTGACGTCTTCGCCAACCGTCGCCCCGACCCTGTGCTGCAGCAGATCGAGGACTTCGACGACGGTACGATGACCGTCACCGACTGCTTCCGCCCGGTCAGCCGCTACTTCGACCGGATCAGCCGGCCGGAACAGATCATGACCGCGCTGCCGCGCGCGCTGCAGGTGATGACGGATCCCGCAAACTGCGGTCCCGTGACGCTCGCCTTCTGCCAGGACGTGCAGGCCGAGGCTTACGACTATCCCAAAGCCTTCTTCACCCCGAAGACCTGGCGCATCCGCCGTCCGGAGCCCGATCCGCGTGAGGTGGACGACGTGGTCGCAGCGCTGAAGGCTTCTACGAAGCCTATCATCGTTGCCGGCGGCGGCGTGCTCTATTCGGGTGCGGACGCCGACCTCCTCACGTTCGCCAAGACCCACAATATCCCGATCGTCGAGACGCAGGCCGGCAAGGGTGCGATCGACTGGCAGGAGCGGCTGAACTTCGGCTCGCCCGGCGTGACAGGAACCGATTGTGGCAACAAGATCGCAGCCGAAGCTGACCTGATCCTCGGCGTGGGTACCCGCTTCCAGGACTTCACCACCGGAAGCTGGACCGCCTTCGGCAATCCCGACCGCAAGCTCGTCTCGGTCAACCTTACGGGCTACGACGCCGCCAAACACGGCGCGGTTCCGCTCGTCGCCGACGCCAAGGTCGCCCTGGCGCGCCTGACCCAAGGACTTCAGGGACATCGCTTCGCCGATCCGGATTACGCTGCGCGCGATGCGTGGTTCGAGGCGGCGGATGCCGCAACCGCAGCGCCGTCCGTATCGCAGCCGAACTTCCTGCCCTCCGACGCTCAGGTGATCGGCTCCGTGCAGAGGGTCGCCGAAAAGAATACGGTCGCGATGTGCGCGGCCGGCACCATGCCGGGCGCACTGCAGATCCTGTGGCGCGCGGCGTCGGGCGGCTACCACATGGAATATGGCTATTCCTGCATGGGCTACGAAGTGGCCGGTGCCTTCGGCATCAAGCTCGCCGCGCCCGAGAAGGACGTCATCTGCTTCGTCGGCGACGGCAGCTACATGATGGCCAATTCCGAGCTCGCCACTGCCGTGATGATGCGCGTGCCCTTCACGATCGTGCTGACCGACAATCGCGGCTATGGCTGCATCAATCGGCTGCAGCAGGAATGCGGCGGGGCTGAGTTCAACAACATGTACAAGGACTGCAACATCGAGGTGCAGCCGGAGATCGACTTCGTCACCCATGCGACCTCGATGGGCGCGCACGCGCTGAAGGTGCCAGATCTCGCGGGTCTCGAAGCGGAGATCGTAAGCGCGCGCAGCCGGAGCATCCCGACCGTTATCGTGATCGACACCGAGGCCGAGACAGGCCCCGGCATCGGCGGCGGCTGGTGGGATGTGGCGGTGCCCGCCGTCGGCGAGACAGAGACCCTGCGCAAGGCACGCGCCTATTACGAAGACAACCTGGCACGCCAGCGCCTCAACTGA
- the iolE gene encoding myo-inosose-2 dehydratase — MILYGTNPIAWSNDDDQTIGAHLSLDDCLSDCRRIGFDGIEKGHKMPNEGTALKAALGAYGLRFVGGWHSTNLLVNDLETEIAALQSFIEMTKAAGGDHINACECSNTVHGSDGTPVNDRPILTDDQWTRFSEGYEVLSRHAASQNVRMGYHHHMGTIIESAEDIERFMAMAGPHTRLLLDTGHCTFGGADPAEVARRYMDRVSHIHAKNIRPDIMRQVREENLSFLEGVRRGVFTVPGDPEGCVQFTPVLKIAADHGYSGWLVIEAEQDSAVREPFHYQDMGLKALKAISRDVGLDKSAGAE; from the coding sequence ATGATTCTCTACGGAACCAACCCCATCGCTTGGTCCAACGACGACGATCAGACGATCGGCGCTCATCTTTCCCTCGACGACTGCCTTTCGGACTGCCGTAGAATCGGCTTCGACGGCATCGAGAAGGGCCACAAGATGCCGAATGAAGGAACTGCCCTGAAGGCTGCGCTCGGTGCATACGGTCTGCGCTTCGTCGGCGGCTGGCACTCGACCAACCTGCTCGTCAACGACCTGGAAACCGAGATTGCGGCCCTGCAAAGTTTTATCGAGATGACGAAGGCGGCCGGGGGCGATCATATCAATGCCTGCGAATGCTCGAACACGGTGCATGGGAGTGACGGAACGCCGGTCAACGACCGGCCTATCCTGACCGACGACCAGTGGACGCGCTTTTCTGAGGGATACGAGGTGCTGTCGCGCCACGCCGCGAGCCAGAACGTGCGGATGGGTTACCACCACCATATGGGAACGATCATCGAGAGCGCCGAAGACATAGAGCGGTTCATGGCCATGGCCGGCCCCCATACCCGGCTGCTCCTCGATACTGGCCATTGCACCTTCGGCGGTGCCGATCCGGCCGAGGTGGCGCGGCGATACATGGATCGGGTCTCGCATATCCACGCCAAGAACATCCGACCGGACATCATGCGGCAGGTGAGGGAGGAGAACCTTTCCTTCCTTGAGGGCGTCCGTCGTGGTGTCTTCACCGTACCCGGCGATCCGGAGGGCTGCGTCCAGTTCACACCCGTACTGAAGATCGCCGCTGACCACGGGTATTCCGGTTGGCTGGTGATCGAGGCCGAGCAGGACAGCGCTGTCCGGGAACCCTTCCACTATCAGGACATGGGCCTCAAGGCCCTCAAGGCGATCTCGCGCGATGTCGGGCTGGACAAGTCCGCCGGCGCGGAGTGA
- the iolB gene encoding 5-deoxy-glucuronate isomerase gives MGSLRRRPFGSHGKVHEITPQSAGWRYVGFSLYRLRPGEAISETTGDMEAILVMVEGKARFTAAGSEWGELGERMSVFERTPPHCLYVPNGESWEATATTHCAIAVCLAPGRSGHGARRIGPDGIVLTPRGTGANERFINNIAMEGNDFCDSLLVTEVFTPAGNWSSYPSHRHDEDDDPRITYLEETYYHRIDPEDGFALQRVYTDDGSLDETIAVKDHDVVLVPRGHHPCGAPYGFDLYYLNVMAGPLRKWRFVPDPAVQFILDRDHK, from the coding sequence ATGGGCAGTCTCCGCCGTCGTCCTTTCGGCTCGCATGGCAAGGTCCATGAGATCACCCCACAATCGGCGGGCTGGCGCTATGTCGGCTTCAGCCTCTACCGCCTACGTCCCGGCGAGGCGATTTCCGAGACGACAGGGGACATGGAGGCCATTCTTGTCATGGTGGAGGGCAAGGCGCGCTTCACCGCGGCCGGCTCTGAGTGGGGCGAACTCGGTGAGAGGATGAGCGTCTTCGAGCGGACGCCGCCGCACTGCTTGTACGTGCCGAACGGCGAAAGCTGGGAGGCGACAGCCACGACCCACTGCGCCATCGCCGTTTGCCTCGCGCCGGGGCGAAGCGGCCATGGAGCCCGGCGGATCGGCCCGGATGGCATCGTGCTCACGCCGCGCGGTACTGGCGCGAACGAGCGCTTCATCAACAACATCGCCATGGAAGGCAATGATTTCTGCGACAGCTTGCTGGTCACCGAGGTCTTCACGCCCGCCGGCAACTGGTCGTCCTATCCGAGCCATCGCCATGACGAAGACGACGACCCGCGCATCACCTATCTGGAGGAGACATATTACCACCGGATCGACCCAGAGGACGGCTTTGCGCTTCAGCGTGTGTACACTGATGACGGGTCGCTCGACGAGACCATCGCGGTGAAGGACCACGACGTCGTGCTCGTGCCGCGCGGCCATCACCCTTGCGGTGCGCCATACGGTTTCGACCTCTATTACCTGAACGTCATGGCCGGGCCACTGCGAAAGTGGCGCTTCGTCCCTGATCCCGCCGTCCAGTTCATCCTCGATCGCGACCATAAATGA
- a CDS encoding tautomerase family protein — protein MPLIKLHIYRGSRTADEVDRLLDTVHAAMLHAFRVPERDRYQILFEHEDTHLIAQDTGLGFARSGRFVMIEVISRPRSRTDKLAFYQGLAERLYADCGVESSDVMVSIVENRDEDWSFGAGEAQFVTGVL, from the coding sequence GTGCCGCTTATCAAGCTTCACATATACAGGGGTAGTCGAACCGCGGATGAGGTGGACAGGCTGCTCGATACGGTCCATGCGGCCATGCTCCACGCCTTTCGCGTCCCCGAGCGCGATCGTTACCAGATCCTCTTCGAACATGAGGACACGCATCTCATTGCGCAGGACACCGGACTGGGCTTCGCGCGCAGCGGTCGGTTCGTGATGATCGAAGTCATATCGAGGCCGCGCAGCAGAACCGACAAGCTCGCCTTCTACCAGGGCCTTGCGGAGCGGCTCTACGCCGACTGCGGTGTGGAGTCGTCCGACGTCATGGTGTCGATCGTGGAAAACCGCGACGAGGATTGGTCCTTTGGCGCAGGCGAGGCGCAGTTCGTCACGGGCGTACTATGA